One Pyxicephalus adspersus chromosome 3, UCB_Pads_2.0, whole genome shotgun sequence genomic window carries:
- the MBTD1 gene encoding MBT domain-containing protein 1 isoform X1 — translation MEKAQELADLSSRTSRKRANSIGMYDGYDSCSEDTSSSSSSDESEEEVAPLQSSLPIIKNNGQVYTYPDGKSGMATCEMCGMVGVRDAFYSKTKRFCSVSCSRSYSSNSKKASILARLQGKPPTKRAKVLQKQPLVAKLAAYAQYQATMKNQSLSKTAITSEGFNWGIYIESNNLVAAPVPCFKHAPMSNCWGDIIEGARVEVPNTDQNLAANVYWIAGIIKVAGYNALMRYEGFENDCSKDFWCNLCSNDVHPVGWCARSGKPLVPPKTIHSKFSNWKAFLVKRLTGSRTIPIDFSQKVADSMQYPFKPTMRVEVVDKTYLCRTRVAVVDIVIGGRLRLVYEDSEDKSDDFWCHMYSPLIHPIGWSRSIGHRFKRTDIQKKNEAYVNAPPPLFAKVEDIDQSSDWFKEGMKLEAIDPLNLCTISVATVRKVLAEGYLMIGIDGSEAADGSDWFCYHASSPSIFPVGFCEINKIELSPPRGYTKLPFKWFDYLRETGSIAAPVKLFNKEVPNHGFRVGMKLEAVDLMEPRLVCVATVTRIIHRLLRIHFDGWEDEYDQWVDCESPDLYPVGWCQLTGYQLQPPAPQSKDNQISVTKQKKKSKSQQCKVQKKITTLQLKEEMLDGDEYTFLQGASDQESNGSGSYYIKQEP, via the exons GCTGACCTATCTTCAAGAACTTCACGAAAGAGAGCAAATTCGATCGGAATGTATGACGGGTATGATAGCTGCAGTGAGGACACCAGCAGTAGCTCCAGCTCTGATGAGAGTGAAGAGGAGGTGGCACCACTACAGTCCAGCCTTCccattataaaaaacaatgggCAGGTATACACTTATCCTGATGGGAAATCTGGAATGG caacCTGTGAAATGTGCGGAATGGTCGGAGTCAGGGATGCATTTTACTCGAAGACAAAGCGGTTCTGTAGCGTCTCTTGCTCCCGAAGCTATTCCTCAAACTCTAAGAAGGCAAGCATCCTGGCGAGGCTACAG GGTAAACCTCCCACTAAAAGAGCAAAAGTTCTTCAAAAACAGCCTCTTGTGGCTAAACTAGCAGCTTATGCGCAGTATCAGGCTACAATGAAGAACCAATCTTTAAGTAAAACTG ccatCACTTCAGAGGGTTTCAATTGGGGCATCTACATCGAAAGCAATAACCTGGTGGCCGCTCCAGTCCCTTGTTTCAAACAC GCACCAATGAGCAACTGCTGGGGAGACATAATTGAAGGTGCAAGAGTGGAGGTTCCCAATACAGATCAGAATCTGGCTGCAAACGTGTATTGGATTGCTGGAATTATAAAAGTGGCAG GCTACAACGCCTTGATGCGGTATGAGGGCTTTGAAAATGACTGCAGCAAGGACTTCTGGTGTAACTTGTGTAGTAACGATGTTCACCCAGTCGGTTGGTGTGCAAGAAGTGGAAAGCCACTCGTCCCACCtaaaa CCATTCACAGCAAATTTTCAAATTGGAAAGCTTTCTTAGTCAAGCGACTGACTGGTTCCAGGACTATACCTATAGATTTTTCTCAAAAG gtgGCTGATAGTATGCAGTATCCTTTCAAGCCTACAATGAGGGTGGAAGTAGTCGACAAAACGTATCTATGCCGGACGCGGGTGGCAGTCGTTGACATCGTAATCGGAGGTCGGTTGCGATTGGTGTATGAGGATAGCGAGGACAAGAGTGACGACTTCTGGTGTCACATGTACAGCCCTCTTATCCATCCCATTGGATGGTCTCGAAGCATAGGCCATCGGTTTAAGAGAACAG acaTTCAAAAGAAGAATGAAGCTTACGTCAATGCACCTCCTCCGTTATTTGCAAAG GTTGAGGATATTGACCAAAGCTCTGATTGGTTCAAGGAAGGGATGAAACTGGAAGCTATTGATCCACTAAATCTCTGCACGATTTCTGTAGCCACCGTTAGAAAG GTGTTAGCTGAAGGCTACCTAATGATTGGAATTGACGGGTCAGAAGCAGCAGATGGCTCAGACTGGTTTTGTTATCATGCCTCGTCACCTTCAATATTCCCTGTTGGCTTCTGTGAAATTAACAAGATTGAGCTATCTCCGCCAAGAG GATATACAAAACTACCTTTCAAATGGTTTGACTACCTCAGGGAAACTGGATCCATAGCTGCTCCTGTGAAGCTTTTCAACAAG GAAGTTCCTAATCATGGCTTCCGCGTTGGGATGAAGCTCGAAGCTGTGGACCTCATGGAACCTCGTCTGGTGTGTGTAGCTACAGTCACACGCATCATTCACAGACTTCTGAGGATTCATTTTGATGGCTGGGAGGATGAATACGACCAGTGGGTGGACTGTGAATCTCCAGACCTCTATCCCGTTGGATGGTGTCAATTAACGGGTTACCAACTACAACCTCCAGCACcacaat caaAAGACAACCAGATCAGTGTAACCAAACAGAAGAAAAAGTCCAAGTCCCAGCAGTGCAAAGTACAAAAGAAAA
- the MBTD1 gene encoding MBT domain-containing protein 1 isoform X3, which yields MEKAQELADLSSRTSRKRANSIGMYDGYDSCSEDTSSSSSSDESEEEVAPLQSSLPIIKNNGQVYTYPDGKSGMATCEMCGMVGVRDAFYSKTKRFCSVSCSRSYSSNSKKASILARLQGKPPTKRAKVLQKQPLVAKLAAYAQYQATMKNQSLSKTAITSEGFNWGIYIESNNLVAAPVPCFKHAPMSNCWGDIIEGARVEVPNTDQNLAANVYWIAGIIKVAGYNALMRYEGFENDCSKDFWCNLCSNDVHPVGWCARSGKPLVPPKTIHSKFSNWKAFLVKRLTGSRTIPIDFSQKVADSMQYPFKPTMRVEVVDKTYLCRTRVAVVDIVIGGRLRLVYEDSEDKSDDFWCHMYSPLIHPIGWSRSIGHRFKRTDIQKKNEAYVNAPPPLFAKVEDIDQSSDWFKEGMKLEAIDPLNLCTISVATVRKVLAEGYLMIGIDGSEAADGSDWFCYHASSPSIFPVGFCEINKIELSPPRGYTKLPFKWFDYLRETGSIAAPVKLFNKEVPNHGFRVGMKLEAVDLMEPRLVCVATVTRIIHRLLRIHFDGWEDEYDQWVDCESPDLYPVGWCQLTGYQLQPPAPQSKDNQISVTKQKKKSKSQQCKVQKKRVPIGSWS from the exons GCTGACCTATCTTCAAGAACTTCACGAAAGAGAGCAAATTCGATCGGAATGTATGACGGGTATGATAGCTGCAGTGAGGACACCAGCAGTAGCTCCAGCTCTGATGAGAGTGAAGAGGAGGTGGCACCACTACAGTCCAGCCTTCccattataaaaaacaatgggCAGGTATACACTTATCCTGATGGGAAATCTGGAATGG caacCTGTGAAATGTGCGGAATGGTCGGAGTCAGGGATGCATTTTACTCGAAGACAAAGCGGTTCTGTAGCGTCTCTTGCTCCCGAAGCTATTCCTCAAACTCTAAGAAGGCAAGCATCCTGGCGAGGCTACAG GGTAAACCTCCCACTAAAAGAGCAAAAGTTCTTCAAAAACAGCCTCTTGTGGCTAAACTAGCAGCTTATGCGCAGTATCAGGCTACAATGAAGAACCAATCTTTAAGTAAAACTG ccatCACTTCAGAGGGTTTCAATTGGGGCATCTACATCGAAAGCAATAACCTGGTGGCCGCTCCAGTCCCTTGTTTCAAACAC GCACCAATGAGCAACTGCTGGGGAGACATAATTGAAGGTGCAAGAGTGGAGGTTCCCAATACAGATCAGAATCTGGCTGCAAACGTGTATTGGATTGCTGGAATTATAAAAGTGGCAG GCTACAACGCCTTGATGCGGTATGAGGGCTTTGAAAATGACTGCAGCAAGGACTTCTGGTGTAACTTGTGTAGTAACGATGTTCACCCAGTCGGTTGGTGTGCAAGAAGTGGAAAGCCACTCGTCCCACCtaaaa CCATTCACAGCAAATTTTCAAATTGGAAAGCTTTCTTAGTCAAGCGACTGACTGGTTCCAGGACTATACCTATAGATTTTTCTCAAAAG gtgGCTGATAGTATGCAGTATCCTTTCAAGCCTACAATGAGGGTGGAAGTAGTCGACAAAACGTATCTATGCCGGACGCGGGTGGCAGTCGTTGACATCGTAATCGGAGGTCGGTTGCGATTGGTGTATGAGGATAGCGAGGACAAGAGTGACGACTTCTGGTGTCACATGTACAGCCCTCTTATCCATCCCATTGGATGGTCTCGAAGCATAGGCCATCGGTTTAAGAGAACAG acaTTCAAAAGAAGAATGAAGCTTACGTCAATGCACCTCCTCCGTTATTTGCAAAG GTTGAGGATATTGACCAAAGCTCTGATTGGTTCAAGGAAGGGATGAAACTGGAAGCTATTGATCCACTAAATCTCTGCACGATTTCTGTAGCCACCGTTAGAAAG GTGTTAGCTGAAGGCTACCTAATGATTGGAATTGACGGGTCAGAAGCAGCAGATGGCTCAGACTGGTTTTGTTATCATGCCTCGTCACCTTCAATATTCCCTGTTGGCTTCTGTGAAATTAACAAGATTGAGCTATCTCCGCCAAGAG GATATACAAAACTACCTTTCAAATGGTTTGACTACCTCAGGGAAACTGGATCCATAGCTGCTCCTGTGAAGCTTTTCAACAAG GAAGTTCCTAATCATGGCTTCCGCGTTGGGATGAAGCTCGAAGCTGTGGACCTCATGGAACCTCGTCTGGTGTGTGTAGCTACAGTCACACGCATCATTCACAGACTTCTGAGGATTCATTTTGATGGCTGGGAGGATGAATACGACCAGTGGGTGGACTGTGAATCTCCAGACCTCTATCCCGTTGGATGGTGTCAATTAACGGGTTACCAACTACAACCTCCAGCACcacaat caaAAGACAACCAGATCAGTGTAACCAAACAGAAGAAAAAGTCCAAGTCCCAGCAGTGCAAAGTACAAAAGAAAA
- the MBTD1 gene encoding MBT domain-containing protein 1 isoform X2, translating to MYDGYDSCSEDTSSSSSSDESEEEVAPLQSSLPIIKNNGQVYTYPDGKSGMATCEMCGMVGVRDAFYSKTKRFCSVSCSRSYSSNSKKASILARLQGKPPTKRAKVLQKQPLVAKLAAYAQYQATMKNQSLSKTAITSEGFNWGIYIESNNLVAAPVPCFKHAPMSNCWGDIIEGARVEVPNTDQNLAANVYWIAGIIKVAGYNALMRYEGFENDCSKDFWCNLCSNDVHPVGWCARSGKPLVPPKTIHSKFSNWKAFLVKRLTGSRTIPIDFSQKVADSMQYPFKPTMRVEVVDKTYLCRTRVAVVDIVIGGRLRLVYEDSEDKSDDFWCHMYSPLIHPIGWSRSIGHRFKRTDIQKKNEAYVNAPPPLFAKVEDIDQSSDWFKEGMKLEAIDPLNLCTISVATVRKVLAEGYLMIGIDGSEAADGSDWFCYHASSPSIFPVGFCEINKIELSPPRGYTKLPFKWFDYLRETGSIAAPVKLFNKEVPNHGFRVGMKLEAVDLMEPRLVCVATVTRIIHRLLRIHFDGWEDEYDQWVDCESPDLYPVGWCQLTGYQLQPPAPQSKDNQISVTKQKKKSKSQQCKVQKKITTLQLKEEMLDGDEYTFLQGASDQESNGSGSYYIKQEP from the exons ATGTATGACGGGTATGATAGCTGCAGTGAGGACACCAGCAGTAGCTCCAGCTCTGATGAGAGTGAAGAGGAGGTGGCACCACTACAGTCCAGCCTTCccattataaaaaacaatgggCAGGTATACACTTATCCTGATGGGAAATCTGGAATGG caacCTGTGAAATGTGCGGAATGGTCGGAGTCAGGGATGCATTTTACTCGAAGACAAAGCGGTTCTGTAGCGTCTCTTGCTCCCGAAGCTATTCCTCAAACTCTAAGAAGGCAAGCATCCTGGCGAGGCTACAG GGTAAACCTCCCACTAAAAGAGCAAAAGTTCTTCAAAAACAGCCTCTTGTGGCTAAACTAGCAGCTTATGCGCAGTATCAGGCTACAATGAAGAACCAATCTTTAAGTAAAACTG ccatCACTTCAGAGGGTTTCAATTGGGGCATCTACATCGAAAGCAATAACCTGGTGGCCGCTCCAGTCCCTTGTTTCAAACAC GCACCAATGAGCAACTGCTGGGGAGACATAATTGAAGGTGCAAGAGTGGAGGTTCCCAATACAGATCAGAATCTGGCTGCAAACGTGTATTGGATTGCTGGAATTATAAAAGTGGCAG GCTACAACGCCTTGATGCGGTATGAGGGCTTTGAAAATGACTGCAGCAAGGACTTCTGGTGTAACTTGTGTAGTAACGATGTTCACCCAGTCGGTTGGTGTGCAAGAAGTGGAAAGCCACTCGTCCCACCtaaaa CCATTCACAGCAAATTTTCAAATTGGAAAGCTTTCTTAGTCAAGCGACTGACTGGTTCCAGGACTATACCTATAGATTTTTCTCAAAAG gtgGCTGATAGTATGCAGTATCCTTTCAAGCCTACAATGAGGGTGGAAGTAGTCGACAAAACGTATCTATGCCGGACGCGGGTGGCAGTCGTTGACATCGTAATCGGAGGTCGGTTGCGATTGGTGTATGAGGATAGCGAGGACAAGAGTGACGACTTCTGGTGTCACATGTACAGCCCTCTTATCCATCCCATTGGATGGTCTCGAAGCATAGGCCATCGGTTTAAGAGAACAG acaTTCAAAAGAAGAATGAAGCTTACGTCAATGCACCTCCTCCGTTATTTGCAAAG GTTGAGGATATTGACCAAAGCTCTGATTGGTTCAAGGAAGGGATGAAACTGGAAGCTATTGATCCACTAAATCTCTGCACGATTTCTGTAGCCACCGTTAGAAAG GTGTTAGCTGAAGGCTACCTAATGATTGGAATTGACGGGTCAGAAGCAGCAGATGGCTCAGACTGGTTTTGTTATCATGCCTCGTCACCTTCAATATTCCCTGTTGGCTTCTGTGAAATTAACAAGATTGAGCTATCTCCGCCAAGAG GATATACAAAACTACCTTTCAAATGGTTTGACTACCTCAGGGAAACTGGATCCATAGCTGCTCCTGTGAAGCTTTTCAACAAG GAAGTTCCTAATCATGGCTTCCGCGTTGGGATGAAGCTCGAAGCTGTGGACCTCATGGAACCTCGTCTGGTGTGTGTAGCTACAGTCACACGCATCATTCACAGACTTCTGAGGATTCATTTTGATGGCTGGGAGGATGAATACGACCAGTGGGTGGACTGTGAATCTCCAGACCTCTATCCCGTTGGATGGTGTCAATTAACGGGTTACCAACTACAACCTCCAGCACcacaat caaAAGACAACCAGATCAGTGTAACCAAACAGAAGAAAAAGTCCAAGTCCCAGCAGTGCAAAGTACAAAAGAAAA